A region of the Mycoavidus sp. HKI genome:
GCACCCGGCTGCAGCCGGGTGAGCCGGCCAAGCTGGTGGCGGCTGCGGCCAGTGTGCTATCGAGTTTGTCGCAATTTGCCGGGGTTGTCTTGACGCCGCGCCGCAGCCATATATTTAAGCAGATCGAGTTTATGCGGCTTTCGGAAAAACGCATCCTGCTGATCATTGTGACCCCTGAAGGCGATGTGCAAAACCGCATTATGGCGACGCAAAAGGAATATTCGCCTGCGCAGCTGATTGAGGCATCAAATTATATTAATGCGAATTATGCGGGTTTAAGCTTTAATGAAGTCCGCCAACGCTTACGTGAAGAAATCGAAGCACTGCGTGGCAATATGACTCATTTAATGCAAGCCGCGATTGTCGCAAGTACCGAGGTTTCCGATTCGGGCGAAGCCGTATTGATTTCTGGCGAACGGAATTTACTTGAGGTCGCGGATTTATCATCCGATATGGACCGCTTGCGCAAGCTATTTGATATATTTGACCAGAAAACCGGTTTGTTACAATTGCTTGATGTCTCTAGCCATGCGCAAGGCGTGCAAATTTTTATCGGCGGTGAATCAACGCTCGTACCGATTGAGCAAATGAGTGTTGTCACCTCATCCTATGAAGTCGATGGCAAAATTGTGGGCACACTCGGCGTCATTGGTCCGACGCGCATGGCGTATCAACGTGTGATTCCGATTGTTGATATCACCGCAAAATTGCTATCGCAAGCACTGAGCCAGCGTTAACCAAAATATGACAGTCATAGCCTGGCTCAGGTTAACGTTAATCGTGAGCTTTGGTGGCCTTGATTAACTGAAAAATTTGCTCAGTGCTGCCGCAGCGCCAAGCAGAGCCGCCATAATGAATGTAAGTTTAATGGT
Encoded here:
- the hrcA gene encoding heat-inducible transcriptional repressor HrcA; protein product: MLDPRAKILLKTLIERYIAEGQPVGSRTLSKYSGLELSPATIRNVMSDLEECGLIVSPHTSAGRIPTPRAYRLFVDTMLVAQPLTDDAQVESTVRTRLQPGEPAKLVAAAASVLSSLSQFAGVVLTPRRSHIFKQIEFMRLSEKRILLIIVTPEGDVQNRIMATQKEYSPAQLIEASNYINANYAGLSFNEVRQRLREEIEALRGNMTHLMQAAIVASTEVSDSGEAVLISGERNLLEVADLSSDMDRLRKLFDIFDQKTGLLQLLDVSSHAQGVQIFIGGESTLVPIEQMSVVTSSYEVDGKIVGTLGVIGPTRMAYQRVIPIVDITAKLLSQALSQR